A single Lactuca sativa cultivar Salinas chromosome 8, Lsat_Salinas_v11, whole genome shotgun sequence DNA region contains:
- the LOC111898983 gene encoding uncharacterized protein LOC111898983 isoform X2, which yields MDIYEKSNPKECQKMGKKRKRERGSIHPRNKYSDNPPDFGVLASLYPSFQPYVFYSREGKPRIDWKDFNATRELTRVLLLHDHSITWWIPDGQLCPTIPNRSNYIHWIEDLLSSDIIPNSQEGNNVIKGFDIGTGANCIYPLLGASLLGWSFIGTDVALEWAERNVKNNPQISDLIEIRKVDFEEELTEKDMKNGDKIKNYHGPPILMGVVKSGESFDFCMCNPPFFETMEESGLNPNTSCGGTLAEMVCPGGEQAFITRIIEDSVQLQQSFRWYTSMVGKKSNLKSLIAKLREVGVSVVKTTEFVQGQTCRWGVAWSFVPPSKKIISSHVASKNVLTFMLQGIQRNFSAFHVLQSIESFFHTNGATCKLNAATFHIDIHVAMSNCKEILKDIDFVDQSNDLQFRITVFEQIPGTLLIRGSLKPGETSVPGLLSSIFQKLEGKLRNSFCPQKLSNSDHV from the exons ATGGATATTTATGAGAAAAGCAACCCAAAAGAGTGCCAAAAaatggggaagaagaggaagagggaGAGAGGAAGCATACATCCCCGGAACAAATACTCCGACAACCCGCCGGACTTCGGTGTTTTGGCATCACTGTATCCTTCATTTCAACCTTATGTCTTCTACTCTCGAGAAGGCAAGCCAAGGATCGATTGGAAAGACTTCAATGCCACTCGTGAGCTCACCAGGGTTTTGCTACTGCACGATCACTCCATCACCTG GTGGATTCCTGATGGACAACTCTGCCCCACAATACCCAACAGATCTAACTACATTCATTGGATTGAAGACCTTTTATCATCAGACATCATACCCAATTCCCAGGAGGGCAATAATGTCATTAAAGGATTTGATATTGGCACTGGAGCCAATTGCATCTACCCTCTTCTTGGTGCATCTCTTCTTGGCTGGAGCTTTATTGGAACAG ATGTAGCATTAGAATGGGCTGAAAGGAATGTTAAGAACAACCCACAAATTTCTGACTTAATTGAGATTAGAAAAGTTGACTTTGAGGAAGAGTTGACTGAAAAAGACATGAAAAATGGTGATAAGATTAAGAACTACCATGGGCCTCCTATACTTATGGGTGTGGTGAAAAGTGGTGAAAGTTTTGATTTTTGTATGTGTAATCCTCCTTTCTTTGAAACAATGGAGGAATCCGGACTTAATCCAAACACCTCTTGTGGCGGAACCCTAGCGGAGATGGTTTGCCCTGGTGGAGAACAAGCTTTCATCACTCGGATCATTGAAGATAGTGTTCAACTTCAACAGTCTTTTAG GTGGTATACATCAATGGTTGGAAAGAAATCAAATTTGAAAAGCTTGATAGCAAAATTACGTGAGGTGGGAGTTAGTGTAGTTAAAACAACTGAATTTGTTCAAGGTCAAACATGTAGGTGGGGGGTAGCATGGTCATTTGTTCCTCCATCAAAGAAAATAATATCATCTCATGTGGCATCCAAAAATGTCCTTACTTTCATGCTTCAG GGAATTCAACGCAATTTTAGTGCATTTCATGTTCTACAATCAATCGAATCCTTCTTCCACACAAATGGCGCCACCTGTAAATTAAATGCTGCCACTTTTCATATTGAC ATACACGTGGCCATGTCTAATTgcaaagaaatcttgaaggatATTGACTTTGTTGACCAATCAAATGATTTACAATTCCGCATAACA GTCTTTGAGCAAATTCCGGGCACTCTTTTAATTAGAGGATCTTTGAAACCTGGAGAAACCTCTGTGCCAG GGTTACTTTCGTCGATATTCCAAAAGTTGGAGGGCAAGTTGAGAAATTCATTTTGCCCACAAAAGCTTTCAAACTCGGATCATGTATAA
- the LOC111898983 gene encoding uncharacterized protein LOC111898983 isoform X1 — translation MDIYEKSNPKECQKMGKKRKRERGSIHPRNKYSDNPPDFGVLASLYPSFQPYVFYSREGKPRIDWKDFNATRELTRVLLLHDHSITWWIPDGQLCPTIPNRSNYIHWIEDLLSSDIIPNSQEGNNVIKGFDIGTGANCIYPLLGASLLGWSFIGTDVTDVALEWAERNVKNNPQISDLIEIRKVDFEEELTEKDMKNGDKIKNYHGPPILMGVVKSGESFDFCMCNPPFFETMEESGLNPNTSCGGTLAEMVCPGGEQAFITRIIEDSVQLQQSFRWYTSMVGKKSNLKSLIAKLREVGVSVVKTTEFVQGQTCRWGVAWSFVPPSKKIISSHVASKNVLTFMLQGIQRNFSAFHVLQSIESFFHTNGATCKLNAATFHIDIHVAMSNCKEILKDIDFVDQSNDLQFRITVFEQIPGTLLIRGSLKPGETSVPGLLSSIFQKLEGKLRNSFCPQKLSNSDHV, via the exons ATGGATATTTATGAGAAAAGCAACCCAAAAGAGTGCCAAAAaatggggaagaagaggaagagggaGAGAGGAAGCATACATCCCCGGAACAAATACTCCGACAACCCGCCGGACTTCGGTGTTTTGGCATCACTGTATCCTTCATTTCAACCTTATGTCTTCTACTCTCGAGAAGGCAAGCCAAGGATCGATTGGAAAGACTTCAATGCCACTCGTGAGCTCACCAGGGTTTTGCTACTGCACGATCACTCCATCACCTG GTGGATTCCTGATGGACAACTCTGCCCCACAATACCCAACAGATCTAACTACATTCATTGGATTGAAGACCTTTTATCATCAGACATCATACCCAATTCCCAGGAGGGCAATAATGTCATTAAAGGATTTGATATTGGCACTGGAGCCAATTGCATCTACCCTCTTCTTGGTGCATCTCTTCTTGGCTGGAGCTTTATTGGAACAG ATGTGACAGATGTAGCATTAGAATGGGCTGAAAGGAATGTTAAGAACAACCCACAAATTTCTGACTTAATTGAGATTAGAAAAGTTGACTTTGAGGAAGAGTTGACTGAAAAAGACATGAAAAATGGTGATAAGATTAAGAACTACCATGGGCCTCCTATACTTATGGGTGTGGTGAAAAGTGGTGAAAGTTTTGATTTTTGTATGTGTAATCCTCCTTTCTTTGAAACAATGGAGGAATCCGGACTTAATCCAAACACCTCTTGTGGCGGAACCCTAGCGGAGATGGTTTGCCCTGGTGGAGAACAAGCTTTCATCACTCGGATCATTGAAGATAGTGTTCAACTTCAACAGTCTTTTAG GTGGTATACATCAATGGTTGGAAAGAAATCAAATTTGAAAAGCTTGATAGCAAAATTACGTGAGGTGGGAGTTAGTGTAGTTAAAACAACTGAATTTGTTCAAGGTCAAACATGTAGGTGGGGGGTAGCATGGTCATTTGTTCCTCCATCAAAGAAAATAATATCATCTCATGTGGCATCCAAAAATGTCCTTACTTTCATGCTTCAG GGAATTCAACGCAATTTTAGTGCATTTCATGTTCTACAATCAATCGAATCCTTCTTCCACACAAATGGCGCCACCTGTAAATTAAATGCTGCCACTTTTCATATTGAC ATACACGTGGCCATGTCTAATTgcaaagaaatcttgaaggatATTGACTTTGTTGACCAATCAAATGATTTACAATTCCGCATAACA GTCTTTGAGCAAATTCCGGGCACTCTTTTAATTAGAGGATCTTTGAAACCTGGAGAAACCTCTGTGCCAG GGTTACTTTCGTCGATATTCCAAAAGTTGGAGGGCAAGTTGAGAAATTCATTTTGCCCACAAAAGCTTTCAAACTCGGATCATGTATAA
- the LOC111898984 gene encoding uncharacterized protein LOC111898984, whose product MYPNDFPNHFHPYIAMGPKWSKQIERRRAVVSERKKLRKLKKENGCDYPGCDIHPPNRKNWMSGLNPAKLPINKIVWPGTHDSATDKIGIRAITRPFAQCQSLSIYQQLVRGTRVLDIRVEKNGKVCHGIITTYGIDVVLDDVKRFLSETKSEIVILEIRTEYGRKDPPAFEKFLLENLGELLIYQDDCVFEKTIAEILPKRVICVWKPRESPEVKPGGPFWSSGYLKDNWINTDLPFTKFESNLKYLSQQQPVCSRKYFYRVENTVTPQADNPIVCVKAVTNRIHGYGRLFISQCFLRDCANRLQIFSIDFINDDFVDACVGLTQARIEGKA is encoded by the coding sequence ATGTACCCTAATGACTTTCCTAATCATTTCCATCCTTATATAGCAATGGGCCCCAAATGGTCTAAACAAATCGAACGTCGAAGAGCGGTTGTATCAGAACGAAAAAAACTACGAAAACTCAAAAAAGAAAATGGATGCGATTACCCGGGATGCGATATCCATCCACCCAATAGGAAAAACTGGATGTCTGGCCTGAATCCGGCCAAACTTCCAATCAACAAAATTGTTTGGCCCGGGACCCACGATTCCGCCACCGACAAGATTGGAATCAGAGCCATCACCCGACCCTTCGCCCAATGCCAGTCTCTATCCATCTACCAACAACTCGTACGTGGGACCCGCGTCCTCGATATCCGAGTCGAGAAGAACGGGAAAGTTTGTCACGGAATCATAACGACGTACGGAATCGACGTTGTGCTTGATGACGTTAAGCGGTTCCTTTCGGAGACAAAATCGGAAATCGTGATTCTCGAGATTCGGACGGAATACGGACGGAAAGATCCGCCCGCGTTTGAGAAATTTTTATTGGAGAATCTCGGGGAGTTGTTGATTTATCAGGACGACTGTGTTTTTGAAAAAACAATTGCAGAGATTTTACCTAAACGGGTGATTTGTGTGTGGAAGCCTCGGGAATCACCCGAGGTGAAACCTGGGGGCCCGTTTTGGAGCTCGGGGTATTTGAAAGATAATTGGATTAATACGGATTTACCTTTTACAAAGTTTGAAAGTAATTTGAAGTATTTGAGTCAACAACAACCGGTTTGTTCACGAAAGTATTTTTATCGGGTCGAGAATACGGTTACACCGCAGGCGGATAACCCAATTGTGTGTGTGAAAGCGGTAACGAATCGGATCCACGGGTACGGGAGATTGTTCATATCGCAATGTTTTTTGAGAGATTGTGCAAATCGGTTGCAAATATTTTCAATTGATTTTATAAATGATGATTTTGTTGATGCGTGTGTTGGGCTTACTCAAGCCCGAATCGAAGGGAAGGCgtga
- the LOC111898985 gene encoding pentatricopeptide repeat-containing protein At2g21090 — protein MPSLKPTNYNQIQRPCVIQSVHNLCSKGRLKEAVQSLENLASKGLRLDTRSLALLLQECANYRSLKEGKWVHLHMNVTGRKRPGTFLSNHLIYMYSECGNWVCARKVFDKMSIKNLYSWNNMLSGYAKLRMMKPAQTLFNQMQEKDVVSWNTMVIGYAHTGHYNKALKFFKDLRMSNIRLNEFSFSGLLTVCIQTKELKLTKQVHCQVFHLGFLSNIVLCSSIIDSYSKCGEIHNARNLFDEMPKRDVLSWTTIVSAYAKSGDMKSANELFNIMPNKNPISWTSLISGYTRNGFPYEALNLFTKMISQKVTPNQFTFSSALCASASLTSIKIGKQIHGFLIKSHLTPNTIVLSSLIDMYSKCGSVQLSQIVFNLVTDTHNTILWNTMLSALSQHGHGKQSLELFSNMVRSKVKPDRITFIILLSSCSHSGLVQEGVNLFNNMIQDHGISPDEEHYACLIDLLGRGGCFDEVVNCLQKMKVEPDVRVWKALLGVCRIHGNMELGIKAGEKLIELEPDSSVGYVLLSGIYAISGKWDLVGKVRKIMKERGVRKELGFSWLENEKKFHAFSVSDKLNGFEGEIESVLEILASEMEEEEDDDDDDDDDESFRDS, from the coding sequence ATGCCCTCTCTCAAACCCACCAACTATAATCAAATTCAACGTCCTTGTGTGATCCAATCGGTACATAATTTATGCTCGAAGGGACGCCTGAAGGAAGCAGTGCAATCGCTCGAAAATTTAGCAAGTAAAGGTCTACGTTTGGACACGAGATCTTTAGCTCTTCTTTTACAAGAGTGTGCGAATTACAGATCACTTAAAGAAGGAAAATGGGTTCATTTGCATATGAATGTTACGGGTCGGAAGAGACCCGGTACGTTCTTGTCCAATCATTTAATTTACATGTATTCAGAGTGTGGGAATTGGGTTTGTGCACGGAAGGTGTTTGATAAAATGTCTATCAAAAATTTGTATTCTTGGAACAACATGCTATCGGGGTATGCTAAATTAAGGATGATGAAACCAGCTCAGACCTTGTTTAACCAAATGCAGGAGAAGGATGTTGTGTCATGGAATACAATGGTCATCGGCTATGCACACACTGGACATTATAACAAGGCATTGAAGTTCTTTAAAGATTTGAGAATGTCAAACATTAGGCTAAACGAGTTCAGTTTTTCAGGTCTCTTAACCGTTTGTATCCAAACAAAAGAGTTAAAACTCACAAAACAAGTCCATTGTCAGGTATTTCATCTTGGTTTCTTATCAAATATAGTACTTTGTAGTTCAATCATCGACAGCTATTCAAAATGTGGTGAGATTCACAATGCAAGGAacctgttcgatgaaatgcctaaAAGAGACGTTCTTTCTTGGACCACTATAGTTTCAGCATACGCAAAGTCAGGAGACATGAAATCAGCTAACGAGTTATTCAACATCATGCCAAACAAAAATCCCATATCTTGGACCTCACTAATTTCAGGATACACAAGAAACGGTTTCCCATATGAAGCACTTAACCTCTTCACAAAGATGATATCACAAAAAGTCACCCCAAATCAGTTCACTTTCAGCAGCGCCCTATGTGCTTCTGCTAGCCTCACTTCAATCAAAATCGGTAAACAAATCCATGGATTCTTGATAAAATCACATCTCACACCAAACACTATAGTTCTTAGCTCCCTAATCGACATGTATTCCAAATGTGGAAGTGTACAACTTAGTCAAATAGTTTTCAATCTTGTCACTGATACACACAACACAATACTATGGAACACAATGTTATCAGCTTTATCTCAACATGGTCATGGAAAACAATCTTTAGAGCTTTTCTCCAACATGGTGAGATCAAAAGTAAAACCAGATAGGATTACATTTATCATACTTCTAAGTTCATGTAGTCATTCGGGACTTGTTCAAGAGGGTGTTAATCTTTTCAACAATATGattcaagatcatgggattagTCCTGATGAAGAACATTATGCGTGTTTGATTGATCTTTTGGGGAGAGGAGGGTGTTTTGATGAAGTGGTGAATTGTTTACAGAAGATGAAAGTAGAACCTGATGTGCGTGTTTGGAAAGCTTTACTTGGTGTTTGTAGGATtcatgggaatatggaattgggGATAAAAGCTGGTGAAAAGTTGATTGAATTGGAACCTGATTCTTCAGTTGGGTATGTTTTGCTTTCAGGGATATATGCGATTTCAGGGAAGTGGGATTTGGTTGGAAAAGTGAGGAAGATTATGAAGGAAAGAGGTGTGAGGAAAGAATTAGGGTTTAGTTGGTTGGAAAATGAGAAAAAGTTTCATGCTTTTAGTGTATCGGATAAGTTGAATGGTTTTGAAGGTGAGATTGAATCGGTTTTGGAGATTTTAGCTTCTgaaatggaagaagaagaagatgatgatgatgatgatgatgatgatgaatcttttcGTGATAGTTGA